A section of the Paenibacillus yonginensis genome encodes:
- a CDS encoding VOC family protein, producing the protein MEKVTPFLMFQEGNAEEAMNFYTSLIEDSAITNIVRYGANESGDEGTVMQATFTLKGQEFMCIDSNIKHQFSFTPSFSIFVTCNTEEELDNLYQKLIEGGQALMPIGDYGFSKKFGWLNDRYGVSWQLNLPK; encoded by the coding sequence ATGGAAAAGGTCACACCATTTTTAATGTTTCAAGAGGGCAACGCAGAAGAGGCAATGAATTTTTACACATCTCTGATTGAGGATTCAGCAATTACAAATATTGTTCGATATGGTGCAAATGAAAGTGGGGATGAAGGAACTGTTATGCAGGCTACTTTCACCTTAAAAGGTCAAGAATTTATGTGCATAGACAGCAATATTAAACATCAGTTCTCCTTCACACCTTCATTCTCAATATTTGTTACTTGTAATACTGAAGAAGAACTTGACAATCTTTATCAGAAACTCATTGAAGGTGGACAAGCACTTATGCCAATAGGAGATTATGGATTCAGTAAGAAATTTGGCTGGCTAAATGACCGTTATGGAGTTTCGTGGCAACTAAATTTACCTAAATAA